One genomic region from Triplophysa dalaica isolate WHDGS20190420 chromosome 23, ASM1584641v1, whole genome shotgun sequence encodes:
- the fbxo15 gene encoding F-box only protein 15 isoform X1 — translation MSSDHVKPQRPDGGQFSNIKSKWLSRHRMATSHTSVYKKTHKRTEMTCETSLERLLPEIILRILSCLDAGSLLCISLVNRHFHELTNSNACSAMWYRFYVHERNKKKIANPKNRKKVAPSTVSPQEFPTGYWRNMFFREMSGLSGNTWKKKLNRIDPYSGMPCYTEEVLRSLCVSWEITVTDGRGQRSTFKQSHAAFSSTAVFLYWGASNWPPFNQLTSLELHGVLRVPLDCPAAYRPGWKSFMSKIPLQGENKELCASDKLVKLLCIGLGVTLGFWQGGWEIAFVILNLHTHRLVERSLHASVCPHTEAEVSALFDDVDPEFGLHGYSAYIELHNTEKMIMSARHSQLFCKRDEISDGYLPLEVIGRPNKCLNSQLVSDIRLPWRTEVLHGYIKDCCMMNLTLWDEAQQPFWCVTAPVVITDADADADEDEVSFDVDAESVSILYHSEEGRVKIRLKRIKDRDEYSVDSLVIYIPVFKVNEHFGRNY, via the exons ATGTCCTCGGATCACGTGAAACCCCAGAGGCCAGATGGTGGTCAATTCTCAAATATCAAATCAAAATGGTTGTCCAG ACACAGAATGGCGACTTCACATACATCAGTTTACAAAAAGACTCACAAACGCACCGAGATGACTTGTGAAACGTCCTTAGAGAG ACTTCTGCCAGAGATCATTCTCAGGATTCTTTCATGCTTGGATGCTGGCTCTCTCCTCTGCATTAGTTTAGTCAACAGACACTTCCACGAACTGACCAACAGCAA TGCCTGCAGTGCCATGTGGTATCGGTTCTATGTTCATGAACGTAACAAGAAAAAGATTGCCAACCCGAAAAACAGGAAGAAAGTTGCTCCTAGCACAGTCAGCCCCCAGGAGTTTCCCACAGGATACTGGAGAAACATGTTCTTCAGAGAAATGTCCGGTCTCAGTGGGAACACGTGGAAAAAGAAGCTGAACCGCATTGATCCTTATTCAGGGATGCCGTGTTATACAGAGGAAGTGCTGAG GAGTCTTTGCGTTTCATGGGAGATCACAGTGACTGATGGGAGAGGACAGCGGAGCACCTTTAAGCAGTCTCATGCTGCCTTCAGCAGTACGGCTGTTTTTCTGTACTGGGGTGCTTCGAATTGGCCTCCTTTCAACCAGCTCACCTCACTTGAGCTTCACGGAGTGTTGCGGGTACCCCTTGACTGTCCAGCTGCTTACAG GCCTGGCTGGAAATCATTTATGTCCAAAATCCCGCTTCAAGGGGAAAACAAGGAGTTGTGTGCCTCAGACAAGCTTGTGAAGTTGTTGTGCATTGGACTGGGCGTGACTTTGGGATTTTGgcag GGCGGGTGGGAAATTGCATTTGTCATCTTGAATTTGCACACTCACAGACTTGTGGAAAGAAGTCTACATGCATCTGTCTG TCCACATACAGAGGCTGAAGTCAGTGCTTTGTTTGATGATGTGGACCCAGAGTTCGGTCTCCATGGATACAGTGCTTACATCGAACTGCACAATACAGAGAAAATGATTATGTCTGCACGACATTCCCAACTGTTCTGCAAGAGAG ATGAGATTTCTGATGGCTACCTTCCCCTGGAAGTGATCGGACGGCCCAACAAATGCCTAAATTCTCAACTGGTTAGTGACATCAGGTTGCCTTGGAGGACAGAAGTCCTACATGGATACATCAAG GATTGTTGCATGATGAACCTCACTTTATGGGATGAAGCCCAGCAGCCTTTTTGGTGTGTCACTGCCCCTGTTGTCATAACAGACGCAGACGCAGACGCAGATGAAGACGAGGTATCATTTGACGTTGATGCTGAAAGTGTCTCAATCCTCTACCATAGCGAAGAGGGGAGGGTGAAAATAAGGCTAAAACGTATTAAGGATAGGGATGAGTATTCTGTGGATAGTCTAGTGATTTACATTCCAGTCTTCAAAGTGAATGAGCACTTTGGGAGAAATTATTGA
- the cbln2b gene encoding cerebellin-2b translates to MRIEGRKSVCVPVSYRARKEESKRVREGEREREVSLKQVIEPQQTSKGRVVKISLHRILVPIMVPAACPGPFAMLVLAFLLGCGLCLGQNETEPIVLEGKCLVVCDSNPSSDGGVTSSLGISVRSGSAKVAFSAVRGTNHEPSDMSNTSTTIYFDQVLVNIGSHFDLKASLFTAPRRGIYSFSFHVVKVYNRQTIQVNLMQNDYPVISAFAGDQDVTREAASNGVLLMVEREDRVYLKLERGNLMGGWKYSTFSGFLVFPL, encoded by the exons ATGCGCATAGAGGGAaggaaaagtgtgtgtgtgccggtGAGTTATAGAGCAAGAAAGGAAGAGAGTAagcgagtgagagagggagaaagggagagagaggttAGTTTGAAGCAGGTGATAGAACCACAACAAACCTCCAAGGGGCGGGTGGTTAAGATCAGTTTGCACAGGATTCTTGTTCCAATCATGGTGCCAGCAGCCTGTCCCGGACCCTTTGCCATGCTGGTTCTCGCCTTTCTCCTGGGATGTGGGCTCTGCCTGGGTCAGAATGAAACGGAGCCCATCGTTCTGGAGGGAAAGTGTCTGGTGGTGTGTGACTCCAACCCTTCATCTGACGGAGGAGTCACCTCTTCACTTGGGATATCTGTCCGCTCCGGCAGCGCCAAAGTGGCGTTTTCTGCCGTCAGAGGGACCAACCATGAACCTTCGGACATGAGCAACACATCCACGACCATCTACTTTGATCAG GTCTTAGTTAACATTGGCAGTCATTTCGACCTTAAAGCGAGCCTATTCACCGCCCCACGGAGAGGAATTTACAGTTTCAGCTTTCATGTGGTCAAGGTGTACAACAGACAAACCATACAG GTGAACCTGATGCAGAACGACTACCCGGTCATATCTGCCTTTGCTGGGGATCAGGATGTCACGCGGGAGGCGGCGAGTAACGGAGTTCTACTGATGGTGGAGCGCGAGGATCGAGTATATCTCAAGTTGGAAAGAGGGAATCTAATGGGCGGATGGAAATATTCCACGTTCTCTGGATTTTTAGTCTTTCCTCTTTAA
- the fbxo15 gene encoding F-box only protein 15 isoform X2 encodes MSSDHVKPQRPDGGQFSNIKSKWLSRHRMATSHTSVYKKTHKRTEMTCETSLERLLPEIILRILSCLDAGSLLCISLVNRHFHELTNSNACSAMWYRFYVHERNKKKIANPKNRKKVAPSTVSPQEFPTGYWRNMFFREMSGLSGNTWKKKLNRIDPYSGMPCYTEEVLRSLCVSWEITVTDGRGQRSTFKQSHAAFSSTAVFLYWGASNWPPFNQLTSLELHGVLRVPLDCPAAYRPGWKSFMSKIPLQGENKELCASDKLVKLLCIGLGVTLGFWQGGWEIAFVILNLHTHRLVERSLHASVCPHTEAEVSALFDDVDPEFGLHGYSAYIELHNTEKMIMSARHSQLFCKRGMGVSFEKCNSAAL; translated from the exons ATGTCCTCGGATCACGTGAAACCCCAGAGGCCAGATGGTGGTCAATTCTCAAATATCAAATCAAAATGGTTGTCCAG ACACAGAATGGCGACTTCACATACATCAGTTTACAAAAAGACTCACAAACGCACCGAGATGACTTGTGAAACGTCCTTAGAGAG ACTTCTGCCAGAGATCATTCTCAGGATTCTTTCATGCTTGGATGCTGGCTCTCTCCTCTGCATTAGTTTAGTCAACAGACACTTCCACGAACTGACCAACAGCAA TGCCTGCAGTGCCATGTGGTATCGGTTCTATGTTCATGAACGTAACAAGAAAAAGATTGCCAACCCGAAAAACAGGAAGAAAGTTGCTCCTAGCACAGTCAGCCCCCAGGAGTTTCCCACAGGATACTGGAGAAACATGTTCTTCAGAGAAATGTCCGGTCTCAGTGGGAACACGTGGAAAAAGAAGCTGAACCGCATTGATCCTTATTCAGGGATGCCGTGTTATACAGAGGAAGTGCTGAG GAGTCTTTGCGTTTCATGGGAGATCACAGTGACTGATGGGAGAGGACAGCGGAGCACCTTTAAGCAGTCTCATGCTGCCTTCAGCAGTACGGCTGTTTTTCTGTACTGGGGTGCTTCGAATTGGCCTCCTTTCAACCAGCTCACCTCACTTGAGCTTCACGGAGTGTTGCGGGTACCCCTTGACTGTCCAGCTGCTTACAG GCCTGGCTGGAAATCATTTATGTCCAAAATCCCGCTTCAAGGGGAAAACAAGGAGTTGTGTGCCTCAGACAAGCTTGTGAAGTTGTTGTGCATTGGACTGGGCGTGACTTTGGGATTTTGgcag GGCGGGTGGGAAATTGCATTTGTCATCTTGAATTTGCACACTCACAGACTTGTGGAAAGAAGTCTACATGCATCTGTCTG TCCACATACAGAGGCTGAAGTCAGTGCTTTGTTTGATGATGTGGACCCAGAGTTCGGTCTCCATGGATACAGTGCTTACATCGAACTGCACAATACAGAGAAAATGATTATGTCTGCACGACATTCCCAACTGTTCTGCAAGAGAG GCATGGGTGTTTCCTTTGAGAAATGCAACTCTGCTGCATTGTGA